The following are from one region of the Etheostoma spectabile isolate EspeVRDwgs_2016 chromosome 15, UIUC_Espe_1.0, whole genome shotgun sequence genome:
- the LOC116703310 gene encoding LOW QUALITY PROTEIN: perforin-1-like (The sequence of the model RefSeq protein was modified relative to this genomic sequence to represent the inferred CDS: inserted 1 base in 1 codon): MFLLNICLYASLMLSLPQCTYQSCVEGTPRQCLDAEFAPGTNLAGEGFDITKMERKGAFVLDMNQWKRKDKTCTLCSNPYLENKKQKLPLSVVDWRPQQSCSMKVASTLHRSSESLVSSSTSSVENNWQVNLDVNVGEKGGSVMLAGTHSKLADYSMERTKNDKFSFTXXXXSCEFYSYGVTGTPKLHREFLKAVKQLPKIYSPEYKQRFYKLIDNFGTHYVTKVKLGGSVLXXXXIRQCQASLQGLSLEEVAMCLEVEASASIKATLKTQSKHCQKDINKMESKTSFSSLFNERFTEIKGGYTTEPDLLFSADKDPSAYKEWLNSLPQNPDIVSYSLDSLHELLPTNTPVRKNLRSAISHYILEKGLWKNCTDRCQAGIKSDPRDTCVCQCHNDPAVNQDCCPTRKGTARVIITVQRASGLWGDHSTATDGYVKVSFNGKMVQRSPVIYNNNDPHWAMVVDLGXQDLTAGSKVRFEVWDQDNNWDDDLLGNCEQNLSAGVKEDLCNLQHGQLFYKWEVKCAPSLSGDLCTDYKPSPMSQSLKRLYVSRHAHPVPKAILLEMGVFVDETSSQNNLTLIAETEKRFDVI, from the exons ATGTTTCTGTTGAATATTTGCCTCTATGCCAGCCTCATGCTGTCCCTCCCTCAGTGTACGTATCAGTCGTGCGTAGAGGGGACACCCAGACAGTGCCTGGATGCAGAATTTGCTCCAGGTACCAATTTGGCTGGTGAAGGCTTTGATATCACCAAAATGGAACGTAAAGGAGCCTTTGTGCTCGACATGAATCAGTGGAAACGCAAGGATAAAACGTGCACCCTTTGTAGCAACCCCTAtctggaaaacaaaaagcaaaagctCCCCTTGTCAGTGGTGGACTGGAGACCACAGCAGTCCTGCAGCATGAAAGTGGCCAGTACACTCCACCGATCCAGTGAGTCTCTGGTCAGTTCCAGCACCTCTTCTGTGGAAAACAACTGGCAGGTCAATCTCGATGTTAATGTGGGTGAAAAAGGCGGCTCAGTGATGCTAGCTGGTACACATTCTAAATTGGCTGATTACTCCATGGAAAGAACAAAGAATGACAAGTTCAGCTTCACANNNNNNNNNNTGTCCTGTGAGTTCTACAG CTATGGAGTGACCGGCACTCCTAAGTTGCACAGAGAATTTCTCAAAGCAGTGAAACAGCTCCCCAAAATCTACAGCCCTGAATACAAGCAACGATTTTACAAACTGATTGACAACTTTGGCACCCATTATGTTACCAAG GTGAAATTGGGAGGAAGTGTTCTATNNNNNNNNNNCATCAGGCAGTGCCAGGCCAGCCTGCAGGGCCTCAGCCTGGAGGAAGTAGCAATGTGCCTGGAAGttgaggcgtccgccagtattAAAGCTACATTAAAAACTCAATCAAAACACTGCCAGAAGGACATTAACAAGATGGAAAGTAAGACATCCTTCTCAAGCCTCTTCAATGAAAG GTTCACAGAAATAAAAGGGGGTTATACCACAGAGCCAGACCTTCTTTTTTCTGCTGACAAAGATCCATCAGCCTACAAAGAATGGCTGAATTCACTACCACAGAACCCAGACATAGTCTCATATTCCCTGGACTCGCTTCACGAATTACTGCCTACTAACACCCCTGTCCGCAAGAACCTGCGCTCCGCCATTAGCCATTATATCCTGGAGAAAGGCCTGTGGAAGAACTGCACTGACCGCTGTCAGGCCGGCATCAAGAGCGACCCAAGGGATACCTGTGTCTGCCAATGCCACAATGATCCTGCTGTGAACCAAGACTGCTGCCCGACCCGTAAGGGCACGGCACGGGTCATCATAACTGTACAACGCGCTTCTGGTCTTTGGGGAGACCACAGCACAGCCACGGATGGCTACGTGAAGGTGTCCTTCAACGGGAAGATGGTCCAACGTTCTCCTGTCATTTACAACAACAACGACCCACACTGGGCCATGGTCGTCGACCTAG CCCAGGATTTGACAGCGGGAAGTAAAGTGAGATTTGAAGTGTGGGATCAGGACAACAACTGGGATGACGACCTGTTGGGGAATTGCGAGCAGAACCTCTCTGCTGGGGTCAAGGAGGATCTCTGTAACCTGCAACATGGCCAACTATTCTACAAATGGGAGGTTAAATGTGCTCCGAGTCTGAGCGGAGATTTATGTACGGACTACAAACCTTCGCCCATGAGTCAAAGTCTGAAGAGGCTGTATGTGTCCCGTCATGCACATCCTGTTCCAAAGGCCATTCTCTTAGAGAtgggtgtgtttgtggatgAAACGAGCTCACAGAACAACCTGACTCTTattgcagagacagagaaaaggttTGATGTGATATGA